In Salarias fasciatus chromosome 20, fSalaFa1.1, whole genome shotgun sequence, a single window of DNA contains:
- the stac3 gene encoding SH3 and cysteine-rich domain-containing protein 3: MDLEEDKQSVDIHDNPPAPENVVREEGDTVYFIYEEEVEVEEKEPEPPSEPVVRINDKPHKFKDHYCKKPKFCDVCARMIVLNNKFALRCKNCKTNIHHSCQSYVEFQRCFGKIPPGFRRAYSSPLYSSDQPDSNNPNRNDPVFDTLRVGVIMANKERKKNENDKKNMMMMMEEEEEENQQPKENEEGGEGKPDDKKEKGGDKADDKSKGTFSHSHYYLALYRFKAIEKDDLDFHPGDRITVLDDSNEEWWRGKMGEKTGYFPTNYLIKVRASERVYKVTRSFVGNREMGQITLKKDQIVVKKGDEKGGYLKVSTGRKLGYFPADLLQEITVT; the protein is encoded by the exons ATGGATCT AGAGGAGGACAAGCAGTCGGTGGATATCCATGACAACCCTCCCGCTCCTGAGAACGTAGTGAGGGAGGAAGGAGACACT gtctATTTCATCTATGAAGAGGAGGTGGAAGTGGAGGAgaaggaaccagaacctccttCAGAACCTGTCGTCCGCATCAATGACAAACCGCACAAGTTCAAAGACCACTACTGCAAGAAACCCAAGTTCTGTGACGTCTGCGCTCGCATGATCGTCT TGAACAATAAGTTTGCTCTGAGGTGTAAAAACTGCAAGACCAACATCCACCACTCATGTCAGTCCTATGTTGAGTTCCAGAGGTGCTTTGGCAAAATT CCTCCTGGTTTCAGAAGGGCCTACAGCTCCCCTCTGTACAGCAGCGACCAACCAGATTCAA ACAACCCGAACCGAAACGACCCCGTCTTCGACACACTGAGAGTCGGCGTCATCATGGCAAATAAGGAGCGCAAGAAGAatgaaaatgacaagaaaaat atgatgatgatgatggaggaggaggaagaggagaaccaACAGCCCAAAGAGAACGAGGAGGGCGGAGAAG GGAAGCCTGAtgataaaaaagagaaaggaggagacaAAGCAGACGATAAG AGTAAAGGGACCTTCTCCCATTCACACTACTACCTGGCTCTCTATCGCTTCAAGGCCATTGAGAAGGACGACCTGGACTTTCA CCCAGGAGACCGGATTACAGTCCTGGATGACTCCAATGAGGAGTGGTGGAGG GGGAAGATGGGGGAGAAGACGGGCTACTTCCCCACAAACTACCTCATAAAAGTGCGAGCTTCAGAGAGGGTTTACAAGGTGACCCGCTCCTTTGTGGGGAACAGAGAGATGGGACAAATCACTCTCAAAAAAGACCAG ATCGTGGTGAAGAAAGGAGACGAGAAAGGAGGCTACCTGAAGGTCAGCACTGGGCGCAAGCTGGGCTACTTCCCcgctgacctgctgcaggagatcACTGTGacttaa
- the LOC115407959 gene encoding neurexophilin-4-like, whose protein sequence is MEKRCCKMRALCLNFAITCLWLLPSAETFKPLDFQSPQWMEDGEGGEDTMRADLKVKHLSKDLQVISTKHKTPAYGSLGPYGWPQNFSQALDQYLYRPPPKSKPPAKASSKAKKILGWGDFYFNVKTMKFSLLVTGKIVDHINGTFSVYFRHNSSRLGNISVSIVPPSRAVGWDVLDPAALSAHAKNSVLLPDLTTQFPSPPQSTSSAPTEQQRHQQDVLMVTELNCRVEYQRTNRSKKTKPCMYDPGQTCYTENTQSQAAWICAKPFKVICIFIAFTGTDYRLVQKVCPDHNFQSEQNQQHFG, encoded by the exons ATGGAGAAGCGTTGCTGCAAAATGAGAGCCCTGTGTTTGAACTTTGCCATCACCTGTCTGTGGCTGCTTCCTTCAGCG GAAACCTTCAAGCCGCTGGACTTTCAGAGCCCTCAGTGGATGGAGGACGGAGAAGGCGGCGAGGACACGATGAGGGCCGACCTGAAGGTGAAACATCTCTCCAAAGACTTACAGGTCATTTCcaccaaacacaaaacaccagcGTACGGCTCGCTCGGCCCCTACGGCTGGCCTCAGAACTTCTCGCAGGCCCTGGACCAGTACCTGTACCGCCCTCCGCCCAAGTCTAAACCTCCAGCCAAAGCATCCTCCAAGGCGAAGAAGATCCTGGGCTGGGGGGATTTCTACTTCAACGTGAAAACGATGAAGTTCAGCCTCCTTGTGACGGGGAAGATCGTGGACCACATCAACGGCACCTTCAGCGTCTACTTCCGCCACAACTCGTCCCGTCTGGGGAACATCTCCGTCAGCATCGTGCCGCCCTCCAGAGCCGTGGGCTGGGACGTCCTGGACCCCGCGGCTCTGAGCGCCCACGCCAAGAACTCGGTCCTGCTTCCGGACCTGACGACCCAGTTCCCGAGCCCCCCTCAGTCCACCAGCAGCGCCCCGACCGAGCAGCAGAGGCACCAGCAGGACGTGCTGATGGTGACCGAGCTCAACTGCCGGGTGGAGTACCAGAGAACCAACCGCTCCAAGAAGACCAAGCCCTGCATGTACGACCCTGGACAGACCTGCTACACCGAGAACACTCAGTCACAGGCGGCCTGGATCTGCGCCAAACCTTTCAAAGTGATATGCATCTTCATCGCGTTCACCGGCACAGATTACAGGCTGGTGCAGAAAGTCTGTCCCGACCACAACTTCCAGTccgagcagaaccagcagcactTCGGATGA